In Mustela nigripes isolate SB6536 chromosome 9, MUSNIG.SB6536, whole genome shotgun sequence, the sequence CCAACAGTGTCTCTGAAGGATTTGGTCAGTGTTATTAGACTTAAGGGAAAGTCTCCTGAACGCAAAAGTTAGATATTTTGTGTATTGAGACATAATCAACATGTAACATTATATTGGTTTCTGGTACACAACATAATGACTGGATATTTGTATAcaggtgtttatttttattcagtctcTGTTCACAGCCCTTAAGCTGTTCTAATCAGACCCTTATCTTCCTCTTTTATTCTAGCAGGAGCAATGTTCAAGGTTTACCAGCCCATgatcctcctttttattttttgcaaaacaTCTGTTCTAACATGGGATCGTCATGGAAGAAATGCGATGGTCAGAATCCTCTTTGGGTGTAGTAGGAAGTGGGGAGACTTCTGGATTCTCACCTCTTTTCTGGCCTTACTAGCTCTGAGCCCTaggcaattcttttttcttctttgaggctcagtttcctcttgaTCAGAAGAGGACAGTACGTCCTGCATCTCCGGCAGCTGTGAGAACACGTGAGAACACGTGTGTAGGAGAGTGGTAGGTCAGCTGTAGAACACTGTGCTCTAGGAGCGGATCTCCTTACACAGTGGTGGCTTCCAGCCTGACCGTGAATTCTGTCTGAGGACCAGAGGTGAGAAGGTCTAATACACAGCATggcccccttctccccacagtgctaaaataaaaaacatcattTCCACGGAGGATGCCAAGGCCCGTCTGCTGGCAGAGCAGCAGAACAAGAAGAAAGACAGCGAGACATCTTTCGTGCCCACGAACATGGCTGTGAATTACGTGCAGCACAACCGATGTAAGCTTCTCTGGGGAAGTAGCCCTGCCCCACTGGGGAGGTTCCCTGGCTCCCGTATTTTGTCTTAAGTGTCCCCTGGGCTCTTTTTGATCCAGTTTATCACGAGGAGCTCAATGCCCCCATACGGAGAAACAAAGAAGAGCCCAAAGCCCGGCCCTTGAGAGTGGGGGACACGGAGAAGCCAGAGCCTGAGCGTGAGTACAGCAGGGGCCGCAGGGCTGCCTGGAGCAGTCATCGGGGCCCGTGGAGGCAGGGTGGCCTCTGCAGGGGTGGAACGTGGGCTTTGGGGCCAAGACAGCCAGGTTCCACTCCATGCTCTGGACCGTGGCCACTGCCTTCCCTTTTCTAAGCCTCTAATTACTCACCCGTCCATGGGGACCATCATAAAACCAAATATTTGGGGTCGCTCTGAAGATTCACTGGGCTGTCAAATTATAATAGAGACTTAGAAATTTCAGTTATCAAAAATTATTGACTTCAATAATCAAAATACATTGAATGTTACTCACAACACCCAAAGATGAGTGCCATTGACGTTTTTATGGATAACCTTCCAGGCTTAAAAGAAATTACGAATATAGAAACATACAGCAgatgggacgtctgggtggctcagttggttaagcagctgccttcggctcaggtcatgatcccagcgtcctgggattgagtcccacatcgggctcctcgctcggcagggagcctgcttctccctctgcctgccactctgtctgcctgtgctcgctctctctctctctctggcaaataaataaataaaatctttttttttttttatttttttttttatttgttagagagagagagagatacagagcacaagcacaggcagacagagtggcaggctagaggcagagggagaagcaggctccctgctgagcaaggagcccgatgtgggactcgatcccaggacgctgggatcatgacctgagccgaaggcagccgcttaaccaactgagccacccaggcgtcccataaataaataaaatcttaattaaaaaaaaaaagaaagaaagaaacatacagCAGATACATATTTAATAGGATCTCACAGTGTTTTACTCGGTAGTGTGCCCTGCGTGTCTCTCCGTGACAGTAAATACATAGTTGCCCGTTCAGTGGCCACCTCATGTTCTATTGTGTGGATTTACTGCGGTTCCCTCTggttggacacttaggttgtttctcatttttcctgaTTTAAAGGCTGTTTTGCCTGTATTATGTCCTTCGCTCCATGCCACGAAGTTGCCAAACGCTCCTCCAGGCGTGCGGCGATTTGTTCCTCTGCTGGCAGCGTCCACCTGCGCCCCTTTCCCTCATGCTCGCCCGCACCGGGGGGTGTCGCCTTTTTTATCAACAACGGGATAAAATGGCGATGCTGGTAACATGCAGAAGTTGCTGAGGCTTCTGAAACATCCAGActgttttcccttccctccctcttgagaaattattttctgtaacGTCCCAGTTGCATAGTCTTCAGTTCTTGCAGCTTTGTGTCATTCACACACGGTAAGCAAGGACTTTGGCGTCACCAGACTCGGGTTCCAATCTCAACGTCCCTTCCCTTTCTGAGCAGTAGTGTGGAAGTCACTTGAGCTCTCTGGACAGTGATGGCAACAGGCCCCCGTTAGAATTGGGGGAAAGAAGTTGTATCTGAAAGTATCGGGCACCAGGCTTCGTGCTCAGTCACACTCTCACTGCAGTTGAAAACACCCTCCGACTGGTCACCTCATCTGTTGCTGTGTAGCCTAGGCCACCGTACGGTCACCTGACTCCaacctctatttatttatttattttaagattttgtttatttatttgacagagatcacaagtaggtagagagagaggaggggaagcagggtccctgctgagcagagagcccgatgcggggctcgatcccaggactctgggatcatgacctgagctgaaggcagaggcttaacccactgagccacccaggcgcccccaacctcTGTTTATTTTCATTCACTCAGTAACAAGTATTCACTGAGGCCCTACTATGTTCCTGTTCACGGTGGTAGCACCTGGGGCTCCTGTGGGGAATGAGACCGGCGTGGTCCCAGCCGAAGCAGAACCTCTCAGCAGTTTCCAGCACGGCCAATGGCTTTTCCTCTTTGCCTTCGCAGGATCCCCTCCTAACCGCAAACGGCCCGCTAATGAGAAGGCCACTGACGACTATCACTATGAGAAGTTCAAGAAGATGAACAGGCGGTACTAAGGGTGTTGAAAGGGAAAAGTGCAGACTGGGACGTAAATAGCGCCGTCCCCTCCGTTCCCCACGCCCCACCACGCCACACCCCCGCCGACGAAAAGGCTTCCTGGACAGCAGTTTGCTCATTTGCTAGCAGACTGGTCCCCAAACAGACCCTCTTAGCCCTGCTGCTTACCTGCTGGATTTTTCAGGCACCGCATTTATAaccttttgaaacaaaacaaTGTGTAGTTTCCCTATTTGTGGGCAAACTCTATTCCTGTGAGCGTTGTTAATCTCGTTTGTAAATATGTTGACTTTCTCTTAATATTGGCTCTGGGTCAGGAGGAAACAGCTGTGTTCAGAGTGAGATAAAACCCTTTAGATTGTGCTGTTCATTATTATATATGCAATCGTGTCTTCTACTTTCCAATATCTGGAGTTCAGAAATGCATCCGTCACTATTTATGCTGGATCTAGCTGACAGCAGAAAAACCTAGGATGGGGTCAAAGGGACACTGGCATTTTCTGACTTTTACAAAGTTACCTATTCCTtttcaataagaaagaaaaaatttatatcattttcagCACTTGAGtattaaatatgaaacaaatcCAACCTTCCTGTTTGAACTGTGTCTCCTTCTACCAACACTAGGTAATGTGTTGGGAGCCTGGGGCATGGGCAGCTCAAATGCGGAACCGTGTTCCTgagagatttttctcattttgtttaagaGATGTGGACAGGATCCAAGCCGTGGGCTGTGGGGGGCGGTGCCCCCTGGGCTGTCATTTTCCTGAGGCACTTAACACAGGTCAAGACAAGAAAGGATGAGCAGGTTGGTTGACCTCTGGGCTGATTTTTAGAGTGGGTGTTGTGGTTAGAGGACTTTGGCTTTAGAGTCAGAGCTGAGCTCTGCTCACTGCCTACTATACCCTCGGACCAATCTCTTTtcctctgagcctgttttctcatctgtaaaatggagatagtttttatttttgtattccttcCGCTATTAGAATGCATGATCAGTGAAGGCAGGAATCATGgatgtcttgtttgtttttttcctctagtcCCCAGGGTCTAGTCCATAACCCAACACCCGGGCAGTCCTCAAAACcatgaatgaatgggtgagtgAGGGCAAGTAACTTTCCCTGGCAAAATCGGACGAACACTGCCTCATCCAGGCGCTGAAGGTCAGCAACAGTCATAAATCACGTTGCTGGTATGTATCCTTCATATGTCATGATAGCACTCTGCCTGTGTGAGTATGCTCCGCCCCAACACATATCCCCAGTCTAAGCATAAGAACATCACATCCCGATAGCGGGGAAGCCAACCAAAGATTTGACCAGCCTCCCCGAAACTGTCAAGGCCATCAAAACCAAGGAGAGCGTGAGAAACAGTCTTAGCCAAAGAGGAGCCTGAGGAGACATGAGAACGAAACAGAATGTATCTTGGACGGGACCTAAATCAGACATGCGACAtcaggtaaaaactaaggaaaaatgaacaaactttcGTTGTATCAATATAGgttcattaattttaacaaatgtaacaCACTAGTATGTTAATAATACGGGGAATTGCGTGGGAAGGTATAGAGTTATACAGTCTTCATTTTTCTATAGATCTAAATTCGTTCCCGGAAAACAgtctttggaaaaacaaaaaacaaaaaaacgccCCCAGCGGCCTCCGGCGCTCACCTCCCGGAAGCCGGAAAGAGCTCCGCCCGACACAAAGATGGCGGCCGCGACGACGTAAAGAGGCCCGCCCCGCACAAAGATGGCGGCCGCGGCAGGGAGGAACCGGAAGCGCATTCTTGCAGTAGCGCCGGCCTGGGGCAGCGCGAGAACGCGCAGGGAGGCGCGGGTCCGGGCATGAAGCTGGGCCGGGCCGCGCTGGGCCTGCTGCTGCTGGCTCCGTTGGCGGTGCGGGCGGTGGAGCCCATCAGCCTGGGCCTGGCCCTGGCCGGCGTCCTCACCGGCTACATCTACCCGCGTCTCTACTGCCTCTTCACGGAGTGCTGCGGCCAGAAGCGGAGCCTCAGCCGGGAAGGTAGGACGGGCGGGGCGGGCGTCGGAGGCGGGGGTCGGGCGGCAGGCCGGGGTCGGGGTCGGGGGTCGGAGCCGCAGCCGGAGCGGCCCGGGCGGAGGGGCGCCCGGCTCAAGGCCACGACCACGGACGGACCGGATTTGGCCGGAGAACCGAACAGGGGGGCTGCGGGCCGGGCCGCTTCCTCCGCCGAGAGTTTCGCTTCTTCCCAGCCAGAGGCAAGAGGGGCGGTGGGAGGTCTTCCCGCGCCGGGAGCGGCGGCCGAACCGCAGCCCTGCGGAGCGGGGCGCGGAGAAGGGGCAGGGCCGGCCGGGGGAGGCCTCCAGGCCCACCGCCACCTGCGGGCCCAGTGCTGACCTAAGTCAGCGTTTCAGCCCGCGCTCGGCGAGCTTAGCAGGTTCCGCGGGCTCTCACGGCCTGTACACTCGGCTGGACTTCGGCAGACGCGCCGACACTCCCTCCCTGACTAGCTTTGTTTCTCCCAGCGCTGCAGAAGGATCTGGACAGCAAGCTCTTCGGACAGCATCTTGCAAAGAAAGTCATCTTAAATGCCGTGTCCGGCTTCATAAGCAACCCGAAGCCGAAGAAACCGCTGACCCTCTCTCTGCACGGGTGGACGGGCACGGGCAAAAATTTTGTCAGCAAGATCATCGCGGAGAATATTTACGAGGGTGGTCTGAACAGTGACTATGTCCACCTGTTTGTGGCCACGCTGCACTTTCCACACGCCTCCAACATCACGCTGTATAAGGCAAGAGCAGAATTTTGGAATCTTTCCTGGATGATGCTGGGGTGGCAGTGTCTTTGTGGGGTGGGTGGGATTTGGGAATTCCGTGTTGGAATGAGTGAGCCCTGAGTCTTCTCTTCTACAGGTGTAGGTTCCCTTTGAAAGGTGTGGAGGTTCGGGAGGGTTTGAGGTTGTGTGGAGTGGTTACACCTTCTCAGCTCCGTGGTGGTTGCTGAAAACGGGCTCTCCAGGAATACTCTTTTTAGTAAGTGGGGTTTCTAAGTAAGTGGGGTTACATGGATGTCATCACATCCAATCTAAAGATCATGACCTGTAACTCATTTTGTAAAACAGGAGACATTTCTAGAAAGGCCTGAGGTTGTTCGGCCAAAGTGTTGCAAACTCCTTGTACAGTTTAACTCACTGATAAATAAGAGCCTGGGCTTTGGCAGCAGACACACCTGGTTGTGAGTCCTAACTCTCCCACCTGGCAGCTGTGTAGTCTTGGGATTGAAGAAGGCCGGTGTACACAGGATATCTATTAATGTCGCCATTTTAATGACAAGGACCAGGAACTCAGTGACACAGCACCACTAGGATAGCCACACAACAATCAACATGGGGCTCTGGAAGTGGGCAGAGCCGGCTTCACATCCCAGCTCTACCGCATACTAATTTTGTAATCTTGGGCAAAATGAGGAAGCTGTGTGCCTCAgcctccttatctgtaaaatgggtatgataaAGCACACTGTGGGGAGTTCTGAGGAACCAAGGAGCTTGTGTGGGTCAAGTTCTTCACAAGGTGCCATACCCCCAGCAAACACTTCATATACTGGGCCATCGTGCGAACAGTTGTAGTGCTGATGCTTGCACCGCGTGTTTGCTGCACTTGCTGAGAACTTTGAGTGGCTTTTGCCCCTTGTCATTCAGGACCAGTTACAGTTGTGGATCCGCGGCAACGTCAGTGCCTGCGCGAGGTCCATCTTCATCTTCGATGAGATGGACAAGATGCATGCGGGCCTCATAGATGCCATCAAGCCTTTTCTAGACTATTATGACCACTTGGACGGGGTCTCCTACCAGAAAGCCATCTTCATATTTCTCAGGTAAGGTCGGGGCCGGGACCTGCTTGAAGAACTCTTTGAGCCCAAGTCCGTGGGCTTTGGCACAAAACCCAGTCCTCACTCCCCGGAATTCTGTTGTAGCAATGCTGGAGCCGAAAGAATCACAGACGTGGCTTTAGATTTCTGGAGaagtgggaagcagagggaggagatcAAGCTCAAAGACATGGAGCCAGCCTTGTCCGTGTCCGCCTTCAATAACAAGAATAGTAAGTGCTGGCGCTCCTAACCCATCACATTCGTGATCCTGCGTCCCTGAGCTGTAGGTCCTCAGCCTGGCCATGGCCTGGGAGCTGGCTAGCAAGGCGGATTCTCAGTCCCTTCCCTGATCTACTGAGGCAGAATTTCTCAGAAGACTCTGTGTTAAACTTTAGGTGACTCTCCGTGTTTTCTTTAGCTAAATCCTTTTCCTTTATGGAATAAAAGCAGCCAGGTGAGCAAGGAAGGCTGTTGGGGGTGCCTCCAGAGGAGAGGGTCTGTCGGGTCCCTTCCTCCTGTGTGCTGTCCTGGAGCTCTGAGATTCTGTGCGCAAGATCAAAAGCCAAGCAGCAGTGGGCCCGTGTTCTGCACTGGGTGCCGTGTTGAACACTCGACCTGCAGATTTCCTTTGATCTCCACAGTAACTCTTGGGGTAGAAACTGTCATCATCCCCAAGGAAATGGAGGCCTAGAGGGAGCTGCTTGCCCAAGGCTACCCAGCCTGTTTGGTGTCTCTGGTCCCCAGAGCTGAGCTTTTCACTGCCCAGCTCGTGATTTTTCTGGTGAACACACACACCTTTGACCTTGAACCCTTGGCGATGAGAATTCCCCATGATGCAAAATGACTCACCTGGTAACCTGGGAGCCACGCAGGCTGACTGTTACCATTTAAGTCTGCTCTGTTCAGGTTCCTTTTGAGCTTAGAAAACAAAAGTTCTCCTTTGAAACAAGAAACTTCTTCTACTGTAGAAATACACGAACAGTATGGGGGTGTTGTGTGTCCGTTTGTGCAGGCGGAATATTACTGATGAAAGCCCGGGTATTTTGTAATCTGTTAGGTGGTTCATTGGCATGCGAAACAGTAGGAACACATGCACTAGAAACCTTAAGCCTGAATGCTTTAGCAATTGAGGCCGGTAGCTTGGGACCCACATTCTGGGGAATTACAATGAGTTCCTGAGTATAAGCTTCAGAATCAAGCAGACTTGGCTCAGCTATTTACTGACCACAGCCCCAGGCAGATGGctgaactcattcattcattccactggtgttcattgagcacctacttgGTGGCAGGTACTGGTCCAGAAACAGGGCACATAACAATGAACAAAAGCAAATCCTTATCCTCATaacaataaacaaaagcaaatttttatCCCAATAATcataaataaggaaggaaaggcaTCAGATGATGGATTTCGGTATCTGTATAAAGGTGGAGATATCTCTTCCTCTCCAGTAGGTAAAAAGTAAGTCAGTGATGGAGGTTTGGGGGTGCTGGAGTGAGTATAGGCTGCAGTTTCCAGTGATGCGCTCAGGGATGGCTCATCGTGAGGGTAACACTTGAGCTGAGCCAAGGACTGAGGGAGTGAGCCATGTGGCTACCACAGGGAACAGCATTCCATCAGAGGGAACAGCACATGCAGGGTTACTGAGGTGGGGGAATGCCTAGGGTCACCGTGTAGACTGTGGCAGTCCAGGAAAAACAACAGGATAGGGGGTTAGATAAGAGGCAAGGCTTGCATTGGGGGTGCTGGTCATCGGAGGCCTGGAGGGCCCTAGGGAGGCTTTGGGTTTGACTCCCAAAGGAGGAGGGAGCCCCTGGGTTGTTTGGAGCAACAGCGTCATGACCAGACTTGGTTTTAACAGGACCACGCTGGGTGCTGGGGGGAGAGTGGACTGAAGGCAGCCGGGGCAGGGACCCTGGGTGGGAGCTGTGCAGCGGCTTGGGGGACAGACGCTGGTGGCCCGGCCCCTCATGCCATCAGTAGAATCGGGAGACACAGCGGGATGAGGATGCATTTTGAAGGGAGAAACCTACAGACGGCAGGATGAGATTTCCTGGATCAGTGTGGGGGTGCGAGAGCGCCGGCTCGGGGATCCCGCTTGATCAGGGAAGGGTGGTGCTGCCATTTCGGGGGACAGAGTGCAGAGTTGCAAGTATGTGGGGCCGGGTGCGAGCTGGAGACAGGTGTGGACCGTGAGCGAGGCACCCTTGTAGAGAGATGCGGGGCACAT encodes:
- the TOR1A gene encoding torsin-1A produces the protein MKLGRAALGLLLLAPLAVRAVEPISLGLALAGVLTGYIYPRLYCLFTECCGQKRSLSREALQKDLDSKLFGQHLAKKVILNAVSGFISNPKPKKPLTLSLHGWTGTGKNFVSKIIAENIYEGGLNSDYVHLFVATLHFPHASNITLYKDQLQLWIRGNVSACARSIFIFDEMDKMHAGLIDAIKPFLDYYDHLDGVSYQKAIFIFLSNAGAERITDVALDFWRSGKQREEIKLKDMEPALSVSAFNNKNSGFWHSSLIDRNLIDYFVPFLPLEYKHLKMCIRVEMQSRGFEIDEDIVTKVADEMTFFPKEERVFSDKGCKTVFTKLDYYYDD